In Triticum urartu cultivar G1812 chromosome 6, Tu2.1, whole genome shotgun sequence, the following proteins share a genomic window:
- the LOC125512196 gene encoding histone deacetylase 6: MAASGEGASLPSPAGGEDSRRRRVSYFYEPTIGDYYYGQGHPMKPHRIRMAHSLVIHYGLHRLLELSRPFPASEADISRFHSDEYVSFLASATGNPTILDPRAVKRFNVGEDCPVFDGLFPFCQASAGGSIGAAVKLNRGDADITVNWAGGLHHAKKGEASGFCYVNDIVLAILELLKFHRRVLYVDIDVHHGDGVEEAFFTTNRVMTVSFHKYGDFFPGTGHITDVGAGEGKHYAVNVPLSDGIDDDTFRDLFQCIIKRVMEVYQPEVVVLQCGADSLAGDRLGCFNLSVKGHADCLRFLRSFNIPMMVLGGGGYTIRNVARCWCYETAVAVGVEPDNKLPYNDYYEYFGPDYNLHIQPRIVENLNTTKDLENIKNMILDHLSKLEHVPNAQFHERPSDPEGPEEKEEDMDKRPAQRSRLWSGGAYDSDTEDPDNMKTEANDLSANSIMKDASNDDL; encoded by the exons ATGGCGGCGTCCGGCGAGGGAGCGTCGCTGCCGTCTCCGGCAGGTGGCGAGGACAGCCGCCGCCGTCGTGTGAGCTACTTCTACGAGCCCACGATCGGCGACTACTACTACGGGCAGGGCCACCCGATGAAGCCCCACCGCATCCGCATGGCGCACTCGCTAGTTATCCACTATGGTCTGCACCGCCTGCTCGAGCTCTCACGCCCCTTCCCTGCCTCGGAAGCCGACATCAGCCGCTTCCACTCCGACGAATATGTCTCCTTCCTTGCCTCCGCGACCGGCAACCCGACCATCCTCGACCCCCGCGCCGTCAAGCGCTTCAACGTCGGGGAGGACTGCCCCGTCTTTGACGGACTCTTCCCCTTCTGCCAGGCCTCCGCCGGTGGCAGCATCGGCGCCGCCGTCAAGCTCAACCGTGGCGACGCCGACATCACCGTGAACTGGGCCGGCGGGCTCCACCACGCCAAGAAGGGCGAGGCCTCTGGGTTCTGCTATGTCAATGACATCGTCCTCGCCATTCTTGAGCTTCTCAAGTTCCACAGG CGTGTGCTATATGTAGACATTGATGTTCACCATGGAGATGGTGTGGAGGAGGCCTTCTTCACTACAAACCGAGTCATGACGGTTTCTTTCCACAAGTATGGAGACTTCTTTCCTGGAACTGGACATATAACTGATGTTGGAGCGGGTGAAGGGAAACATTATGCTGTAAATGTCCCCTTGAGTGATGGTATTGATGATGACACCTTCCGTGATCTGTTCCAATGCATCATTAAAAGAGTAATGGAGGTCTATCAGCCAGAGGTAGTTGTTCTCCAGTGTGGGGCTGACTCTTTGGCTGGAGATAGGTTAGGCTGCTTCAATCTGTCTGTGAAAGGCCATGCAGACTGTCTCCGTTTTCTCAGGTCGTTCAATATTCCTATGATGGTTTTGGGAGGTGGAGGTTACACCATCAGAAATGTTGCTCGCTGTTGGTGCTATGAG ACTGCAGTTGCTGTTGGCGTTGAACCTGATAACAAGTTGCCTTATAATGACTATTACGAGTACTTTGGCCCTGACTATAATCTTCATATTCAACCAAGAATTGTGGAAAATCTGAATACTACAAAAGACTTGGAGAATATAAA GAACATGATATTGGATCATCTTTCAAAATTAGAACATGTCCCAAACGCTCAATTCCATGAAAGACCATCAGATCCTGAAGGTCCAGAAGAG AAGGAGGAGGATATGGACAAGAGACCAGCTCAGCGCAGCAGATTATGGAGTGGAGGAGCTTATGATTCTGACACAGAAGATCCTGACAACATGAAAACTGAGGCTAACGACTTATCTGCCAACTCTATCATGAAG GATGCATCAAATGATGATTTGTAG